In Natronococcus occultus SP4, the following proteins share a genomic window:
- a CDS encoding nucleoside-triphosphatase: MPRNALVTGPPRSGKTTALERTVAVLRDDGKAVGGLVCPELREDGDRVGFEIVDLATGERAVMAHVDVDGPAVSRYGVDVAAVGRLSRSALSTAVDDCDCVVIDELAPMQLESDQFVTATRRVLDSRTPVLASIAVRESDPFLESVRSREDVAIFAVTPETRDALPAALIEWIRSS, from the coding sequence ATGCCACGAAACGCCCTCGTCACTGGTCCGCCGCGAAGCGGGAAGACGACCGCACTCGAGCGAACCGTTGCTGTGCTTCGGGACGACGGGAAGGCCGTGGGCGGGCTCGTCTGTCCCGAACTCCGCGAGGACGGCGACCGCGTCGGGTTCGAGATCGTCGATCTGGCGACCGGTGAACGAGCGGTGATGGCACACGTCGACGTCGACGGTCCCGCCGTTAGCAGGTACGGGGTCGACGTCGCCGCGGTCGGTCGGCTCTCCCGGTCGGCGCTTTCGACGGCCGTCGACGACTGCGACTGCGTCGTTATCGACGAACTCGCGCCGATGCAACTCGAGAGCGATCAGTTCGTTACGGCCACGCGGCGCGTGCTCGACTCACGGACACCGGTCCTCGCGTCGATCGCCGTCCGCGAGTCGGACCCGTTTCTCGAGTCGGTTCGGTCTCGCGAGGACGTCGCGATCTTCGCGGTGACACCGGAGACCCGCGACGCGCTTCCGGCGGCCCTGATCGAGTGGATTCGATCGAGCTGA
- a CDS encoding amidohydrolase family protein — protein MTPARDGDRSTSDRGSARRRVLEGAAGVVAAGAIGTTGSVGARTNDPNGETDERTAASRNTDELPLFDGHVHLIPEETLGRVPLGANQLIAWMDENGIDRAVVLALDSPESYPVPASSPWVLDQVDAYPERLLPFCTIDPRTLVYGEDAAENLLERYVERGARGFGELKAGVPIDDPRVERLYELCAEHELPILFHTDEKAMTDDVGLPGLEDVVASFPEVDFLAHAHGWWAHVAADVEEADLGEYPDGEIDEPGRVPELLGRYDNLYGDLSGISGWNALTRDPAFGQAFLETHADQLVFGTDFLHPEQAIPQLELFERFDLDRSARAAIRYENLASVLA, from the coding sequence ATGACGCCTGCTCGAGACGGCGATCGATCGACTTCCGACCGCGGATCCGCGCGGCGTCGCGTCCTCGAAGGAGCCGCCGGCGTCGTCGCTGCCGGGGCGATCGGAACGACGGGATCGGTCGGCGCAAGGACGAACGACCCGAACGGCGAAACGGACGAGCGAACCGCCGCTTCGCGGAACACCGACGAGTTACCGCTGTTCGACGGACACGTTCACCTGATTCCCGAGGAGACGCTCGGCAGGGTGCCACTCGGTGCGAATCAGCTGATCGCGTGGATGGACGAGAACGGGATCGACCGCGCCGTCGTGCTGGCGCTTGACTCCCCGGAGAGCTACCCGGTACCGGCCTCGAGTCCGTGGGTCCTCGATCAGGTCGACGCCTACCCCGAGCGCCTGCTCCCGTTCTGTACGATCGATCCGCGGACGCTCGTCTACGGCGAGGACGCCGCCGAGAATCTGCTCGAGCGATACGTCGAACGGGGCGCCCGCGGGTTCGGCGAGCTGAAGGCCGGCGTACCGATCGACGACCCCCGCGTCGAGCGGCTCTACGAGCTGTGTGCCGAGCACGAGCTCCCGATCCTCTTTCACACCGACGAGAAGGCGATGACCGACGACGTCGGCCTCCCGGGCCTCGAGGACGTTGTCGCCTCCTTTCCGGAGGTGGACTTCCTCGCGCACGCCCACGGCTGGTGGGCCCACGTCGCGGCCGACGTCGAGGAAGCCGACCTCGGAGAGTACCCCGACGGCGAGATCGACGAGCCCGGACGCGTCCCGGAGCTTCTCGGGCGGTACGACAACCTCTACGGCGACCTCTCGGGGATCTCGGGCTGGAACGCGCTCACCCGCGATCCCGCGTTCGGGCAAGCCTTCCTCGAGACCCACGCCGACCAGCTGGTGTTTGGCACCGACTTTCTCCACCCCGAACAGGCGATCCCGCAGCTCGAGCTGTTCGAGCGGTTCGACCTCGATCGCTCGGCGCGGGCCGCGATCCGCTACGAGAACCTGGCGTCCGTTCTCGCCTAG
- a CDS encoding amphi-Trp domain-containing protein codes for MAETTDHEEDVSRDEAADLLQDLAREIRGEGPVDVHVGNKTLALTPSSTLEYGIEVEERSPMLGGDREEITVTLEWEIEDEPTE; via the coding sequence ATGGCTGAAACGACGGACCACGAGGAGGACGTCTCGCGCGACGAAGCGGCCGACCTGTTGCAGGACCTCGCCCGGGAGATCCGCGGCGAAGGTCCGGTCGACGTCCACGTCGGCAACAAGACCCTGGCGCTGACGCCGTCCTCGACGCTCGAGTACGGGATCGAGGTCGAGGAACGATCGCCGATGCTTGGGGGCGACCGCGAGGAGATCACCGTCACGCTCGAATGGGAGATCGAGGACGAACCGACCGAGTAG
- a CDS encoding TIGR00341 family protein → MRHIEISLRAQTREPVLEELDSKAIDYTVVPTDDGEYAVLVSFTLPTNAVETVLDDLRDAGLDEEDHTVVVTADTIISRQFGALKRRYASEILGDERLGRHELSVESNSLISTIPIYVTMTLLSAVVATAGLLLDSAAVVVGSMVIAPLIGPALAASVGTVLNENDLFWNGLKYQALGVIVAIVSAAAFAWVARSMVLVPPGIDIVEIDEVSERLLPDLLSLFVALGAGIAGVLSLATGISAALVGVMIAAALIPPAAAAGIAIAWGTPNAAVGSIILVFVNLLAINITGLLTLWVMGYRPHVWGETGVAREQVRRHIIVFSVAILVLSTFLIGVTWASYEHTTLESIRL, encoded by the coding sequence ATGCGCCACATTGAAATTTCACTCCGAGCGCAGACGCGTGAACCGGTTCTGGAGGAACTCGACTCGAAAGCTATCGACTATACCGTCGTTCCGACCGACGACGGTGAGTACGCCGTCCTCGTCTCGTTTACACTCCCGACGAATGCAGTCGAGACCGTCTTGGATGACTTGCGGGACGCAGGGCTTGATGAGGAGGATCACACGGTCGTCGTCACCGCAGACACGATCATCTCGCGTCAGTTCGGTGCACTCAAGCGGCGATACGCAAGCGAGATCTTGGGCGATGAGCGTCTTGGTCGCCACGAATTATCTGTTGAGTCGAACAGTCTCATTTCGACGATACCGATCTACGTGACGATGACGCTGCTCAGTGCAGTCGTCGCTACGGCCGGCCTGTTACTCGATTCGGCCGCTGTCGTGGTCGGTTCGATGGTCATTGCACCGTTGATCGGGCCGGCGCTCGCAGCCAGCGTTGGAACCGTTCTCAACGAAAATGACCTCTTCTGGAACGGACTCAAGTATCAAGCACTGGGTGTCATCGTCGCAATCGTCAGTGCCGCGGCGTTCGCATGGGTCGCGAGATCGATGGTTCTCGTCCCACCGGGCATCGATATCGTCGAGATCGACGAAGTCAGTGAACGACTCCTTCCGGATCTCCTCTCGCTGTTCGTTGCGCTCGGAGCAGGAATTGCGGGCGTGCTGAGCCTCGCAACTGGGATCTCGGCCGCACTGGTCGGTGTCATGATCGCTGCAGCGTTAATTCCGCCTGCCGCAGCGGCTGGAATCGCGATTGCATGGGGGACCCCTAACGCTGCGGTCGGATCGATCATCCTCGTTTTTGTCAATCTACTCGCTATCAATATCACCGGACTCCTGACGCTATGGGTTATGGGCTACCGACCACATGTCTGGGGAGAAACGGGAGTCGCACGGGAGCAAGTTCGACGACATATCATCGTCTTCTCGGTTGCGATCCTTGTTCTGTCGACGTTCTTGATTGGGGTCACCTGGGCATCGTACGAACATACTACTCTCGAAAGCATCCGTCTTTAG
- a CDS encoding sulfurtransferase, protein MTEYDTDVLVSADWVEDHLEEFQADEPDYRLVEVNSPESPEEGDFPSRYDEGHVPGAIGLQWDEDLSDQDQRDILKKAEFEETVGEHGISEDSTVVFYGNGWIPNWFALFAYWEFKYYGHEDARVLDGGKDYWVNEDYPLTDEEPEFDPVEYTAKGPFESIRAYKDDVDKAREADIPMVDVRSPEEFTGEIIAPEGLRETAQRGGHIPGASNVPVKTNLREDGRFKGPDELEELYGDQGIDGEETVVTYCRVGERSAIAWFALHELLDYEDVHNYDGSWTEWGNLIRAPIEKGEGE, encoded by the coding sequence ATGACCGAGTACGACACCGACGTGCTGGTCTCGGCCGACTGGGTCGAAGACCACCTTGAGGAGTTCCAGGCGGACGAGCCCGACTACCGTCTCGTGGAAGTCAACAGCCCCGAGTCGCCCGAGGAGGGCGACTTCCCCTCCCGGTACGACGAGGGCCACGTTCCGGGCGCGATCGGACTGCAGTGGGACGAGGACCTCTCCGATCAGGACCAGCGGGACATCCTCAAGAAAGCGGAGTTCGAGGAGACCGTCGGCGAGCACGGGATCAGCGAGGACTCGACGGTCGTCTTTTACGGGAACGGCTGGATCCCCAACTGGTTCGCGCTCTTTGCCTACTGGGAGTTCAAATACTACGGCCACGAGGACGCCCGGGTCTTGGATGGCGGGAAGGACTACTGGGTTAACGAGGACTACCCGCTGACCGACGAGGAGCCGGAGTTCGATCCCGTCGAGTACACCGCGAAGGGGCCCTTCGAGAGCATCCGTGCCTACAAGGACGACGTCGACAAGGCCCGCGAGGCGGACATCCCGATGGTCGACGTCCGCTCGCCCGAGGAGTTCACGGGCGAAATCATCGCCCCGGAGGGGCTCCGCGAAACCGCCCAGCGGGGCGGTCACATCCCCGGTGCCTCGAACGTCCCGGTGAAGACGAACCTGCGCGAGGACGGCCGATTCAAGGGGCCCGACGAACTCGAGGAGCTGTACGGCGACCAGGGGATCGACGGCGAGGAAACGGTCGTCACCTACTGCCGGGTCGGCGAGCGCTCGGCGATCGCCTGGTTCGCGCTCCACGAGCTGCTGGACTACGAGGACGTCCACAACTACGACGGTTCCTGGACCGAGTGGGGGAATTTGATTCGAGCGCCGATAGAGAAGGGCGAGGGTGAGTGA
- a CDS encoding fumarylacetoacetate hydrolase family protein, with protein MRLARIETSDGPVTGQYEDGVVHTDGAEYEVGVDGDLLPPCEPSAMYCVGRNYAETLDQMEYERPEEPDFFIKPPASLLAHEEPVEYPAFTEELTYAGELAAVIDERCHDVSEDEVPDVVRGYTIMNDVDALDQQGRTARKAFDGSGPLGPWLETDLDPRGIDMHTDIGDERRQDANTELMLFDPYEIVSYLSKRFTFRPGDVVAFGSPANPGLVEPGDTVEITYEGVGTLRNEIVETGE; from the coding sequence ATGCGACTCGCGAGAATCGAAACGAGCGACGGACCGGTAACCGGACAGTACGAAGACGGCGTCGTCCACACGGACGGCGCCGAGTACGAGGTCGGCGTCGACGGCGACCTCCTTCCGCCCTGCGAGCCATCCGCGATGTACTGCGTCGGACGCAACTACGCCGAGACGCTCGACCAGATGGAGTACGAGCGCCCCGAGGAGCCCGATTTCTTCATCAAGCCGCCGGCGTCGCTGTTGGCCCACGAGGAGCCTGTCGAGTACCCCGCGTTCACCGAGGAGCTGACCTACGCCGGCGAGCTCGCGGCGGTGATCGACGAGCGCTGTCACGACGTTTCCGAGGACGAGGTGCCCGACGTCGTTCGCGGCTACACGATCATGAACGACGTCGACGCGCTCGACCAGCAGGGACGCACGGCACGGAAGGCCTTCGACGGCTCCGGCCCGCTCGGACCATGGCTCGAGACCGACCTCGATCCGCGAGGGATCGACATGCACACCGACATCGGCGACGAGCGCCGCCAGGACGCGAACACGGAGCTCATGCTGTTCGATCCCTACGAGATCGTCTCGTACCTCTCGAAGCGGTTCACGTTCCGTCCCGGCGACGTCGTCGCGTTCGGCAGCCCCGCGAACCCGGGGTTGGTCGAACCGGGCGACACCGTCGAGATCACCTACGAGGGCGTCGGCACGCTGCGTAACGAGATCGTCGAGACGGGCGAGTAG
- a CDS encoding helix-turn-helix domain-containing protein → MAITVKAYAEHERLALVPTLRRADDLQITVLTQANTDPGSHLFPFWFEYEDVDKLERFLEDDPTVDDYELVDEGEDTHIYYIEHAERTKLLSPVVTQVNGFMSWAETKRRGWFLQLQLPDREALTTIWEYAEEYGVSFEIVEVYGRPRNETNVAYGLTEQQVEALTVAYECGYFSEPREMALSDVADEIGLSSTAMSGRLRRGMRNLISAALLDGEDID, encoded by the coding sequence ATGGCGATCACAGTCAAAGCCTACGCCGAACACGAGCGCCTCGCTCTGGTTCCGACGCTGCGTCGCGCCGACGACCTTCAGATCACGGTTCTCACGCAGGCCAACACCGACCCCGGATCACACCTCTTTCCGTTCTGGTTCGAGTACGAGGACGTCGACAAACTCGAACGGTTCCTCGAGGACGATCCGACCGTCGACGACTACGAACTCGTCGACGAGGGCGAGGACACCCACATCTACTACATCGAGCACGCCGAGCGGACGAAGCTCCTGAGCCCGGTCGTCACCCAGGTAAACGGGTTCATGTCCTGGGCCGAGACGAAACGCCGGGGCTGGTTCCTGCAGCTCCAGCTTCCGGACCGGGAGGCGCTGACGACGATCTGGGAGTACGCCGAGGAGTACGGCGTGAGCTTCGAGATCGTCGAGGTGTACGGCCGCCCGCGAAACGAGACGAACGTCGCCTACGGGCTGACCGAACAGCAGGTGGAGGCGCTGACGGTCGCCTACGAGTGTGGCTACTTCAGCGAGCCCCGCGAGATGGCGCTGAGCGACGTCGCCGACGAGATCGGACTCTCCTCGACCGCGATGAGCGGTCGGCTCCGTCGCGGGATGCGGAACCTGATCTCCGCGGCGCTGCTCGACGGCGAGGACATCGACTAA
- the folP gene encoding dihydropteroate synthase — protein sequence MEYHDAIASLESLQRRRPKLGTETTAALLAELGRPHEDVACVQIAGSNGKGSTARMLERVLREAGYDVGLYTSPDLDDVRERIRVDGRKIPKARVCDLVAELEDAVDRLREDGDTPTYFEVLTALALSHFAAESVDVAVLEVGIGGRYDATSAVDPVASAVTSVSLEHTGLLGETIEEIARDKAQVAPADAPLVTGASGAALEAIRTETDVISVGPDEAEVIATEDGLASPIESAVSIATPEWSIETNVPLPGPHQATNAGVAAALADQLASVDPDAIARGLRKAHWPGRFEVVSTAPLAVLDGAHNPGACGTLANLLERYAFDELHLVFGAMTEKDHAGMAAALPAPDAVYLCQPNVPRAADLDVLADAFDDRAGRIDRSGSVLEATERALSRADQDDCVLVAGSLYAVAEARDRWSRLQIPKRTATEREARDVLEGLGLESSTVETTAERSVGRTVKTHLRGPQADRIRTAFAAIGGSCTLSRTETSTRRVTTVLSGTDAQFRELIDELAADELGLAHVANQLRAALENAEGGADADRLPWDRETAVMGVLNVTPDSFHDGGEYDVLEDAVARAEAMVEAGADVVDVGGESTRPGADPVSAAEEIDRVVPVLRQLEDLEVPISVDTRKAAVADAALETGADIVNDVSGLEDPEMRFVVADHDASLVVTHSLETPVDPDRSVAYDDVVEDVLYDLQETVLRAERAGIDRDRIVVDPGFGFGKEPADCFALLDRLGEFRALGCPLMVGHSRKSMFDRVGCEPGDRLPPTIAVTTLAAARGADVVRVHDVGANDAAIRTVRATNDR from the coding sequence ATGGAATACCACGATGCGATCGCCTCCCTCGAGTCGTTACAACGCCGACGACCGAAACTCGGGACTGAGACGACCGCGGCGCTACTCGCGGAGCTCGGCCGTCCTCACGAGGACGTCGCCTGCGTTCAGATCGCGGGCTCGAACGGAAAGGGGAGCACGGCGCGGATGCTCGAGCGGGTTCTCCGGGAGGCGGGGTACGACGTCGGCCTCTACACCTCGCCGGACCTCGACGACGTGCGCGAGCGGATCCGCGTCGACGGTCGCAAGATCCCGAAGGCCCGGGTCTGTGACCTCGTCGCGGAACTCGAGGACGCCGTCGACCGCCTCCGCGAGGACGGGGACACCCCGACGTACTTCGAGGTGTTGACCGCGCTTGCACTCTCACACTTCGCGGCCGAGTCGGTCGACGTCGCCGTCCTCGAGGTCGGGATCGGCGGACGCTACGACGCGACGAGCGCGGTCGATCCGGTCGCGAGCGCGGTAACCAGCGTCAGCCTGGAGCATACGGGGCTGCTCGGCGAGACGATCGAGGAGATCGCCCGGGACAAGGCCCAGGTCGCTCCCGCCGACGCGCCGCTGGTGACAGGCGCCTCCGGAGCGGCCCTCGAGGCGATCCGAACGGAGACGGACGTGATCTCGGTCGGCCCGGACGAGGCCGAGGTGATCGCGACCGAGGACGGACTGGCGTCGCCCATCGAGAGCGCCGTCTCGATCGCGACGCCGGAGTGGTCGATCGAGACGAACGTCCCCCTCCCAGGTCCCCACCAGGCGACCAACGCCGGGGTTGCGGCGGCCCTGGCCGACCAGCTCGCGAGCGTCGATCCCGACGCGATCGCACGCGGGCTCCGCAAGGCCCACTGGCCCGGTCGGTTCGAGGTCGTCTCGACGGCGCCGCTGGCGGTGTTAGACGGCGCGCACAACCCAGGTGCCTGCGGAACGCTGGCCAATCTCCTCGAGCGCTACGCGTTCGACGAGCTCCACCTCGTCTTCGGCGCGATGACCGAGAAAGACCACGCGGGAATGGCCGCGGCGCTTCCCGCACCTGACGCGGTGTATCTCTGTCAGCCGAACGTCCCGCGGGCCGCCGACCTCGACGTCCTCGCCGACGCCTTCGACGATCGCGCGGGACGGATCGATCGCTCGGGGTCGGTCCTCGAGGCGACCGAACGCGCCCTCTCGCGGGCCGACCAGGACGACTGCGTCCTCGTCGCCGGCTCGCTGTACGCGGTCGCGGAGGCCCGCGACCGCTGGTCGCGGCTCCAGATTCCCAAGCGGACGGCGACCGAGCGGGAGGCCCGCGACGTCCTCGAGGGGCTGGGACTCGAGTCCTCGACCGTCGAAACGACCGCCGAGCGAAGCGTCGGACGGACGGTAAAGACCCACCTGCGCGGACCCCAGGCCGACCGGATCCGGACGGCGTTCGCGGCGATCGGCGGGAGCTGTACGCTCTCGCGGACAGAGACCTCCACCCGCCGGGTGACGACGGTGCTCTCGGGGACCGACGCCCAGTTCCGCGAGCTGATCGACGAGCTCGCAGCCGACGAGCTCGGGCTGGCTCACGTCGCGAATCAGCTCCGGGCAGCCCTCGAGAACGCCGAGGGTGGAGCCGACGCCGACCGGCTCCCCTGGGACCGGGAGACGGCGGTGATGGGTGTGTTGAACGTCACCCCCGACAGCTTCCACGACGGCGGCGAGTACGACGTCCTCGAGGACGCCGTCGCCCGCGCGGAGGCGATGGTCGAGGCCGGCGCCGACGTCGTCGACGTCGGCGGCGAGTCGACGCGGCCCGGCGCCGATCCCGTCTCGGCCGCCGAGGAGATCGACCGCGTCGTTCCGGTACTCCGCCAGCTCGAGGATCTCGAGGTGCCGATCTCGGTCGACACCCGGAAGGCCGCGGTCGCCGACGCGGCCCTCGAGACGGGCGCCGACATCGTCAACGACGTCTCCGGGCTCGAGGACCCCGAGATGCGGTTCGTCGTCGCCGATCACGACGCCTCGCTCGTGGTTACCCACAGCTTGGAGACGCCCGTCGACCCCGACCGCAGCGTCGCCTACGACGACGTCGTCGAGGACGTCCTCTATGATCTCCAAGAGACGGTGCTCCGGGCCGAGCGCGCCGGGATCGATCGCGATCGGATCGTCGTCGATCCGGGGTTCGGGTTCGGCAAGGAACCCGCGGACTGTTTCGCACTGCTCGATCGGCTCGGGGAGTTCCGGGCGCTTGGCTGTCCGCTCATGGTCGGCCACTCCCGGAAATCGATGTTCGACCGCGTCGGCTGCGAGCCCGGCGATCGCCTCCCGCCGACGATCGCGGTGACGACGCTCGCGGCCGCGCGCGGCGCCGACGTCGTTCGGGTCCACGACGTCGGCGCGAACGACGCCGCGATTCGGACGGTTCGGGCGACGAACGATCGGTAA
- a CDS encoding RNA-guided endonuclease InsQ/TnpB family protein, which produces MEYSHRYRAYPTQEVAERLEHHLDVHRQLYNHVRWDYQNSPEDDKPSEYDQNNKLPEWKQKWSLFGELHSKAAQATVARFHHNLTVLSELKEKGYTVSRLKRQAPSEYRSVTYNQSGFDLDEKRGHDNYAYVRFSKIGWVKIRYSRPIPDHAIIKEVSFKKETTGEWFVSFGLETDEAGLPEKPDGDSLDASNSVGIDLGIQNYIHTSDGKTVDWLDLEDDYERLRREQRKLSRKERGSNNYEKHRREVAKIKRHIKRKVLDYQHKSTTWLVKEYDAVFVEDLNVAGMLQEDGNARNKQDAAWRQFITLLDYKADLYGTHVVEVEARGTTKECASCGVETAKPIWVREHSCPSCGFETDRDANAAMNVLKRGFAELGLGWPEETPVETVTATDADDFREVSASHVIETGSLPS; this is translated from the coding sequence ATGGAATACAGTCACCGCTACCGCGCCTACCCGACACAAGAGGTAGCGGAGCGACTGGAACACCATCTCGACGTTCATCGCCAACTCTACAACCACGTCCGCTGGGACTACCAGAACAGCCCAGAGGACGACAAACCGAGTGAATACGACCAGAACAACAAGCTTCCCGAGTGGAAGCAAAAGTGGTCACTATTCGGTGAACTACACTCGAAGGCCGCGCAAGCCACCGTCGCACGCTTCCACCACAACCTCACCGTCCTCAGCGAACTCAAAGAGAAGGGATACACCGTCAGTCGGCTCAAGCGGCAAGCACCCAGCGAGTACCGAAGCGTGACGTACAACCAGTCTGGTTTCGACCTCGATGAAAAGAGGGGCCACGACAACTACGCTTACGTCCGCTTCAGCAAAATCGGGTGGGTGAAAATCCGGTATTCCCGTCCGATTCCCGACCACGCCATCATCAAAGAAGTCTCGTTCAAAAAGGAGACGACCGGTGAGTGGTTCGTCTCGTTCGGGTTGGAAACCGACGAAGCTGGCCTACCGGAGAAACCCGACGGTGACTCGCTGGACGCGAGTAACAGCGTGGGCATCGACCTCGGCATCCAGAACTACATCCACACCAGTGATGGCAAGACCGTAGATTGGCTCGATCTTGAAGACGACTACGAACGATTGCGCCGCGAACAACGCAAGTTGTCTCGCAAGGAGAGGGGGTCAAACAACTACGAGAAGCACCGCCGGGAAGTGGCGAAGATCAAGCGCCACATCAAGCGGAAGGTGCTGGACTACCAGCACAAGAGTACGACGTGGCTCGTCAAAGAGTACGATGCCGTGTTCGTGGAAGACCTCAACGTCGCTGGAATGCTTCAAGAGGATGGGAACGCTCGGAACAAGCAGGACGCGGCGTGGCGACAGTTCATTACCCTCCTTGACTACAAGGCCGACCTGTACGGGACGCACGTCGTAGAGGTCGAAGCACGAGGCACCACCAAAGAATGTGCATCGTGCGGTGTGGAGACAGCGAAGCCCATCTGGGTACGGGAACACTCCTGTCCGAGTTGTGGATTCGAGACGGACAGGGACGCGAACGCGGCGATGAACGTCCTCAAGCGCGGCTTTGCTGAGTTAGGGTTGGGATGGCCCGAAGAAACGCCTGTGGAGACTGTGACCGCTACGGACGCCGATGACTTTCGAGAGGTCTCTGCAAGTCACGTCATCGAAACAGGAAGCCTGCCCTCGTGA
- a CDS encoding alanyl-tRNA editing protein, with protein MTPDATGSRAAAEPTVTEFETRVRSVDGTDVRLEDTYFYPEGGGQPADRGTIDGVEVVDVQTRESGVVHELASTPAFEAGETVGGSIDETFRTYCMRAHTASHLLYGAGRRLLEDHGYGGFDIGTEKCRIDFETSDPDALDILSLERLLAEAVWDSRQVTWREMDIERARADDEIVFNLTEEAQRADTVRIVEIDGWDIAACGGTHVRNTIEIGPIAVLDISNPGADLVRVEYAVGPTAIRTRTDRARATRRAARALETGLEELPERASAVAERNAELEDELVGLRSRLLESRLEALDEDATERDGQRWVVGELDVDGVGPNDAADRARERAGELGDVVVLTGVDGSAFVVAATTGETDASGIVEDVTAEFGGGGGGGETLAQGGGLDAEPAAVVDYLRGEQ; from the coding sequence ATGACACCGGATGCCACGGGGAGCCGCGCGGCCGCGGAACCCACCGTGACCGAGTTCGAGACGCGGGTTCGGTCCGTCGACGGTACCGACGTCAGACTCGAGGATACCTACTTCTACCCCGAAGGGGGCGGTCAGCCCGCCGATCGGGGAACGATCGACGGGGTCGAGGTCGTCGACGTCCAGACGCGGGAGAGCGGGGTCGTCCACGAGCTAGCGTCGACCCCCGCGTTCGAGGCGGGCGAGACCGTCGGGGGCTCGATCGACGAGACGTTCCGTACCTACTGTATGCGCGCACACACCGCCAGTCACCTGCTGTACGGCGCCGGGAGACGGCTGCTCGAGGACCACGGCTACGGCGGGTTCGACATCGGAACCGAGAAGTGTCGGATCGATTTCGAGACGAGCGATCCCGACGCGCTCGACATCCTCTCGCTCGAGCGCCTGCTCGCGGAGGCCGTCTGGGACTCCCGGCAGGTCACCTGGCGGGAGATGGACATCGAGCGGGCCAGAGCCGACGACGAGATCGTCTTCAACCTCACCGAGGAGGCCCAGCGGGCCGACACCGTCCGAATCGTCGAAATCGACGGCTGGGACATTGCGGCCTGTGGCGGTACTCACGTCCGGAACACGATCGAGATCGGCCCGATCGCGGTACTGGATATCTCGAACCCCGGTGCCGACCTCGTCCGCGTCGAGTACGCGGTCGGTCCGACCGCGATCCGGACCCGAACCGATCGGGCACGGGCGACCAGACGGGCCGCGCGAGCCCTCGAGACTGGGCTCGAGGAGCTGCCCGAGCGGGCGAGCGCCGTCGCCGAGCGCAACGCCGAACTCGAGGACGAACTCGTCGGGCTCCGGAGCCGACTGCTCGAGAGCCGACTCGAGGCCCTGGACGAGGACGCGACGGAGCGAGACGGCCAGCGGTGGGTCGTCGGCGAACTCGACGTCGACGGCGTCGGCCCGAACGACGCGGCCGATCGAGCCCGGGAGCGCGCTGGCGAGCTCGGTGACGTCGTCGTGCTAACCGGCGTCGACGGGAGTGCGTTCGTAGTAGCGGCGACGACGGGTGAGACCGACGCGAGCGGGATCGTCGAGGACGTCACTGCGGAGTTCGGCGGCGGTGGCGGCGGCGGCGAGACGCTCGCCCAGGGCGGCGGCCTCGACGCCGAGCCCGCCGCGGTTGTCGACTACCTCCGCGGGGAGCAGTAG
- a CDS encoding Rid family detoxifying hydrolase produces the protein MKRTIHTDDAPEAVGAYSQATTNGDVLFTAGQLPLTADGELLDDASVADQTRRCLENVEAILEAEDASMADVLKMTVFLNDIDDFDEFNEAYSEFFDEEPPARSALEVGEVPKGAALEVEAIATVE, from the coding sequence GTGAAACGAACGATCCATACCGACGACGCGCCCGAAGCCGTCGGCGCGTACAGCCAGGCGACGACGAACGGAGACGTCCTCTTTACGGCGGGACAGCTCCCGCTGACCGCCGACGGAGAGCTGCTCGACGACGCGTCCGTCGCCGACCAGACCAGACGGTGTCTCGAGAACGTCGAAGCCATCCTCGAGGCCGAGGACGCCTCCATGGCGGACGTCCTCAAGATGACCGTCTTCCTGAACGATATTGACGACTTCGACGAGTTCAACGAGGCCTACAGCGAGTTCTTCGACGAGGAGCCCCCGGCCCGGAGCGCCCTCGAAGTCGGCGAGGTACCGAAGGGTGCGGCCCTCGAGGTCGAAGCGATCGCGACGGTCGAGTAA